DNA sequence from the Cronobacter turicensis z3032 genome:
GAAACCCTGATGACCAATATTGCTGACGCCTGGAAGCAGATTGGTCCCGGCAACACTCTCGCGCAGGAAACCTATTGATGAATGATTTCATCTCATCCCTAAATAACTGGCAGGCGCTTTACGCGCTTAGTAATACCATGCTCAGCCTGGCGAATTCAGGACAGTGGGATGAGCTGATTGAACAGGAAGTAAAATACGTCACCCTGGTCGAGGCGATTGCCCGTAACCCGATTGAGCCGGACAACAGCGTGTTTCATGAGAAAGCGCGTGACCTGCTGACGAAGGTGCTGGCCAACGAAGCCGAGCTAAGAATTAAACTTCAGGCGCGCATGGAAGATTTGCGCGTTTTAATAGAGCAGAACGGCAATCAGAAATCCCTGGTGACAGCCTACGGTAATCTTTCCGGCAACGTATTGATGCCAAACGATCTGAATCAATAATTTCCTGTCATCCAGGGCCGTGGCGTTAAAACCACGGCCCTGCGCTTTTCTCCCGTCCGGGAACGTAAAAATTGTAGTGTGATGTGTGAAGCGGGTGTCTGGCCTGAGGGTGGGTGTTT
Encoded proteins:
- the fliT gene encoding Flagellar protein fliT gives rise to the protein MNDFISSLNNWQALYALSNTMLSLANSGQWDELIEQEVKYVTLVEAIARNPIEPDNSVFHEKARDLLTKVLANEAELRIKLQARMEDLRVLIEQNGNQKSLVTAYGNLSGNVLMPNDLNQ